A stretch of the Xiphias gladius isolate SHS-SW01 ecotype Sanya breed wild chromosome 21, ASM1685928v1, whole genome shotgun sequence genome encodes the following:
- the LOC120783238 gene encoding ubiquinol-cytochrome-c reductase complex assembly factor 1 produces MYRRPLQSAVRGLINGTASRAAHRKALDQEACFARALAACQLARVSSTCLTPCRTLHITTQLCNVKETPQHTEEEVGAFTKLIEAMGFTGPLKYNKWKIKIAALRMYTCCVERINYDEFFEKCALPDTLNSWFLVAQLHVWMCLVRMRQEGRAGKYMCRYIVHSMWEDVEQRSKIMGIEAIHRKEAMKVMTETFYAAIFGYDEGILSDDCVLAAALWRNLFNRQCEDPKQLELMVEYVRKQMQYIDALDGEDLLLTGEVKWRPLVEENAQSILKVVTPTYNDTGL; encoded by the exons ATGTATCGGCGGCCGCTGCAGTCCGCCGTCAGAGGCCTCATTAACGGGACAGCGTCCAGGGCCGCCCACCGAAAG GCATTAGATCAAGAAGCCTGCTTTGCTAGAGCTTTAGCAGCCTGCCAGCTGGCCAGAGTCTCCTCAACCTGTTTAACACCATGTCGGACTCTGCACATCACCACGCAG CTCTGTAATGTGAAGGAGACGCCCcaacacacagaggaagaagtcGGGGCCTTCACAAAGCTCATTGAGGCCATGGGCTTCACAGGACCGCTCAAATACAACAAATGG aaaATCAAGATCGCTGCCTTGCGCATGTACACGTGCTGTGTAGAGCGAATCAACTATGACGAGTTCTTTGAAA aaTGCGCCCTCCCTGACACACTCAACTCTTGGTTCTTGGTAGCACAGCTGCATGTATG GATGTGTTTGGTGCGGATGCGTCAGGAGGGCAGAGCAGGAAAGTACATGTGCCGTTACATTGTCCACTCCATGTGGGAGGATGTAGAGCAGAGGAGCAAAATCATGGGG ATTGAGGCCATCCATAGAAAGGAAGCAATGAAAGTGATGACAGAGACTTTCTATGCTGCAATATTTGGATATGATGAG GGAATCCTGTCTGATGACTGTGTGCTGGCTGCAGCTCTGTGGAGAAACCTGTTCAATCGTCAGTGTGAAGATCCCAAACAGCTGGAACTCATGGTGGAATACGTACGCAAACAg ATGCAGTACATTGATGCCCTGGACGGGGAGGACCTGCTGCTGACAGGGGAGGTGAAGTGGCGTCCTCTGGTGGAGGAGAACGCACAGAGCATCCTGAAGGTGGTCACACCCACGTACAATGACACCGGACTGTGA